From Cucurbita pepo subsp. pepo cultivar mu-cu-16 unplaced genomic scaffold, ASM280686v2 Cp4.1_scaffold000102, whole genome shotgun sequence, a single genomic window includes:
- the LOC111783819 gene encoding transcription factor bHLH123-like isoform X1, whose protein sequence is MAEEFQSSGNWWEASRSRYEAGISPSSSAAAADPNLHITGLALDWNQPLLGGGEKAAEGSFRSMMQPDNMNLNMLQETEQQQQQQIEWMRSEKGINRGFSLDHHHQQFASPSHYSSTDSAVTSFPIDTTTAATTLYGNSTTLLQGLLGGEQQQVSAAASMNYPYNSHYGINSNEFMAAGASWSPSTKLPQFLRNSTPHNQLQFSNNTAFWNASDMKDVRPSYVPTSYNTIPEKSKNRSEIGDSISVGKKSGNDGNQQQSGGGKRGRNESPSTLPAFKVRKEKMGDRITALQQLVSPFGKTDTASVLSEAIEYIKFLHEQVGVLSTPYLKSRSDKWKEGEGEEDLRSRGLCLVPVSSTFPVTHDTTVDFWTPTFGGTFR, encoded by the exons ATGGCGGAGGAGTTTCAGAGCAGTGGAAATTGGTGGGAAGCTTCTAGGAGCCGCTACGAGGCCGGAATATCCCcttcctcctccgccgccgctgccGACCCCAATTTGCACATCACCGGCTTAGCCCTCGATTGGAACCAACCCCTctt GGGCGGCGGCGAGAAGGCGGCGGAGGGCAGTTTCCGGTCTATGATGCAGCCGGATaatatgaatttgaatatgctgcaagaaacagaacaacaacaacaacaacagatTGAGTGGATGAGATCAGAGAAGGGAATAAACAGAGGATTTTCATtagatcatcatcatcagcaGTTCGCCAGCCCTTCCCACTACAGCTCAACCGACAGCGCCGTCACCAGTTTCCCAATCGacaccaccaccgccgccaccACTCTGTACGGAAACTCCACAACACTATTACAAGGCTTATTAGGCGGCGAGCAACAGCAAGTCTCGGCAGCAGCAAGTATGAACTACCCTTACAATTCCCATTACGGGATAAACTCCAACGAGTTCATGGCAGCGGGTGCGTCATGGTCACCGTCAACAAAACTGCCTCAGTTCTTAAGAAACTCAACGCCACACAATCAATTACAGTTTTCAAACAACACAGCCTTCTGGAACGCGTCGGACATGAAAGACGTAAGACCCAGTTATGTTCCGACGTCGTATAACACCATACCCGAAAAATCAAAG AATAGATCCGAGATTGGTGATTCAATAAGCGTGGGGAAGAAAAGTGGAAACGATGGAAATCAACAACAATCCGGCGGTGGAAAACGGGGACGAAATGAAAGCCCTTCGACATTGCCAGCGTTTAAG GTGAGGAAAGAGAAGATGGGGGACAGAATCACTGCCCTGCAACAACTGGTATCACCTTTCGGAAAg ACTGATACAGCTTCAGTGCTGTCTGAAGCGATTGAATACATAAAGTTCCTCCATGAACAAGTGGGT GTATTGAGCACACCATATTTGAAGAGTAGGAGTGATAAATGGAAGGAAGGCGAAGGAGAGGAAGATCTAAGAAGCCGAGGGCTTTGTTTAGTTCCAGTTTCCAGTACATTTCCTGTCACCCACGACACCACCGTCGATTTTTGGACTCCTACCTTCGGAGGAACCTTcagataa
- the LOC111783819 gene encoding transcription factor bHLH123-like isoform X2, which translates to MAEEFQSSGNWWEASRSRYEAGISPSSSAAAADPNLHITGLALDWNQPLLGGGEKAAEGSFRSMMQPDNMNLNMLQETEQQQQQQIEWMRSEKGINRGFSLDHHHQQFASPSHYSSTDSAVTSFPIDTTTAATTLYGNSTTLLQGLLGGEQQQVSAAASMNYPYNSHYGINSNEFMAAGASWSPSTKLPQFLRNSTPHNQLQFSNNTAFWNASDMKDVRPSYVPTSYNTIPEKSKNRSEIGDSISVGKKSGNDGNQQQSGGGKRGRNESPSTLPAFKVRKEKMGDRITALQQLVSPFGKTDTASVLSEAIEYIKFLHEQVLSTPYLKSRSDKWKEGEGEEDLRSRGLCLVPVSSTFPVTHDTTVDFWTPTFGGTFR; encoded by the exons ATGGCGGAGGAGTTTCAGAGCAGTGGAAATTGGTGGGAAGCTTCTAGGAGCCGCTACGAGGCCGGAATATCCCcttcctcctccgccgccgctgccGACCCCAATTTGCACATCACCGGCTTAGCCCTCGATTGGAACCAACCCCTctt GGGCGGCGGCGAGAAGGCGGCGGAGGGCAGTTTCCGGTCTATGATGCAGCCGGATaatatgaatttgaatatgctgcaagaaacagaacaacaacaacaacaacagatTGAGTGGATGAGATCAGAGAAGGGAATAAACAGAGGATTTTCATtagatcatcatcatcagcaGTTCGCCAGCCCTTCCCACTACAGCTCAACCGACAGCGCCGTCACCAGTTTCCCAATCGacaccaccaccgccgccaccACTCTGTACGGAAACTCCACAACACTATTACAAGGCTTATTAGGCGGCGAGCAACAGCAAGTCTCGGCAGCAGCAAGTATGAACTACCCTTACAATTCCCATTACGGGATAAACTCCAACGAGTTCATGGCAGCGGGTGCGTCATGGTCACCGTCAACAAAACTGCCTCAGTTCTTAAGAAACTCAACGCCACACAATCAATTACAGTTTTCAAACAACACAGCCTTCTGGAACGCGTCGGACATGAAAGACGTAAGACCCAGTTATGTTCCGACGTCGTATAACACCATACCCGAAAAATCAAAG AATAGATCCGAGATTGGTGATTCAATAAGCGTGGGGAAGAAAAGTGGAAACGATGGAAATCAACAACAATCCGGCGGTGGAAAACGGGGACGAAATGAAAGCCCTTCGACATTGCCAGCGTTTAAG GTGAGGAAAGAGAAGATGGGGGACAGAATCACTGCCCTGCAACAACTGGTATCACCTTTCGGAAAg ACTGATACAGCTTCAGTGCTGTCTGAAGCGATTGAATACATAAAGTTCCTCCATGAACAA GTATTGAGCACACCATATTTGAAGAGTAGGAGTGATAAATGGAAGGAAGGCGAAGGAGAGGAAGATCTAAGAAGCCGAGGGCTTTGTTTAGTTCCAGTTTCCAGTACATTTCCTGTCACCCACGACACCACCGTCGATTTTTGGACTCCTACCTTCGGAGGAACCTTcagataa